From the genome of Nitrosopumilus sp., one region includes:
- the aroA gene encoding 3-phosphoshikimate 1-carboxyvinyltransferase — MKCKVEKSKISGQIVCPSNKSYTHRAIFLASLVGKNSVVENPLFSADTNATIEACRKFGAEIKIENSKIIVKNPIKIGTKISQIDTGNSGTTIRIASGIASLFSEEITLTGDSSLQKRPMQPLLDALSSIGAHCSSTDGKPPIRIKGKITGGEIKIPGNLSSQFISSLLISAPLTEKGINLSIEGNLVSKPYLDATIATMRKFGVSVQTLIPYKRYNIQSQIYKESTFTVPIDFSSLALLLSSAVLNGKDIIIKGDLGDLPQGDEVFIDILEQMGVDVAIDNEKIKVVTPKKLKGGKFDLSNSPDLLPPLSILALNSSEPIEIFNVKHARLKETDRIAIISRELVKIGIKVQEKEDGMILESSNKIGGAELNSEEDHRLFMAFCIAGTYVGNCTVTDPESVKVSYPNFIDEMNRLGAKIQLM, encoded by the coding sequence ATGAAATGTAAGGTTGAAAAGTCAAAGATTTCAGGCCAGATAGTTTGTCCGTCAAACAAGAGCTACACACACAGAGCAATCTTTCTTGCGTCACTTGTAGGAAAAAACAGTGTTGTTGAAAATCCGCTGTTTTCAGCAGACACCAATGCAACAATCGAAGCTTGTAGAAAATTTGGTGCTGAAATCAAAATAGAGAATTCCAAAATAATTGTCAAAAATCCAATCAAAATAGGCACAAAGATATCACAAATTGATACAGGAAACTCAGGAACAACGATTAGAATTGCTTCAGGCATTGCAAGTTTATTTTCTGAGGAAATCACACTTACAGGTGATTCAAGCCTGCAAAAAAGACCAATGCAGCCACTCCTAGATGCGCTATCAAGCATAGGAGCACACTGTAGTTCAACGGATGGAAAACCACCAATCAGAATCAAAGGAAAAATTACAGGAGGCGAGATAAAAATTCCAGGAAATTTGTCTAGTCAGTTTATTTCTTCATTATTAATCAGTGCACCGTTAACTGAGAAAGGAATCAACCTCAGCATAGAAGGGAACTTGGTATCAAAACCATATCTGGATGCAACCATTGCTACAATGAGAAAATTCGGGGTGTCAGTCCAAACACTAATTCCTTACAAAAGATACAACATACAGTCTCAGATCTACAAAGAATCTACATTTACAGTCCCAATAGATTTTTCAAGTCTTGCACTTCTTCTATCATCTGCTGTTCTTAACGGTAAGGATATTATCATAAAAGGAGACTTGGGGGACTTGCCACAAGGAGACGAAGTTTTTATCGACATTTTGGAACAAATGGGAGTAGACGTTGCAATAGATAATGAAAAAATAAAAGTTGTAACGCCCAAAAAACTGAAGGGAGGGAAATTTGATCTTAGTAACTCCCCAGATCTTCTTCCGCCACTCTCAATTCTGGCATTGAACTCATCAGAACCAATCGAAATATTCAATGTCAAACATGCAAGATTAAAAGAGACAGATAGAATTGCAATTATATCAAGAGAACTTGTAAAAATCGGAATTAAAGTTCAAGAAAAAGAAGACGGGATGATCCTAGAGTCTTCAAATAAAATAGGCGGTGCAGAATTAAACTCCGAAGAAGATCACAGGTTATTCATGGCATTTTGCATTGCAGGAACGTATGTAGGTAATTGTACGGTTACAGATCCAGAATCAGTTAAAGTATCATACCCAAATTTTATCGACGAAATGAATCGTCTCGGAGCAAAAATTCAACTCATGTGA
- a CDS encoding shikimate kinase produces the protein MVKAKATVHGAVSLVNAIANQKGATLGISLKVEAIVETSPGKGISIKSENKSLSSRLINQTIEKIVSKKDLEINKITVTLVSEIPTGYGLKSSSAISSAVALACAKIFKPKFTDQQILLAGVKASIKSKVSITGAYDDACSCYYGGFNVTDNAKNKRVKFEKGPSNLIAVIFIPKDRKRGNLKKLKILSSTFENAWELAKKTNYWDAMIINGLATAAILNSNSKIIAELIEKGALGASVSGNGPSIAAITKKENEEAVRKIFSTSEGSIIVSKISNRKAEVHEM, from the coding sequence ATGGTAAAAGCAAAGGCAACTGTCCATGGCGCAGTCTCATTGGTCAATGCGATTGCCAACCAAAAAGGTGCAACTCTAGGAATTTCATTGAAGGTAGAAGCAATAGTTGAAACGAGCCCAGGCAAGGGAATTTCGATTAAATCTGAAAATAAAAGTCTGAGTTCTCGTCTAATCAACCAGACAATTGAAAAAATTGTTTCAAAGAAAGACCTGGAAATAAACAAGATAACAGTCACATTGGTTTCAGAAATCCCAACAGGTTATGGGCTAAAAAGTTCAAGTGCAATATCGTCAGCTGTCGCATTAGCATGCGCAAAGATATTCAAACCAAAATTTACGGATCAACAAATACTACTTGCAGGAGTCAAGGCATCAATTAAATCTAAAGTTAGCATTACAGGAGCTTACGATGATGCATGTTCCTGTTATTATGGAGGATTTAACGTCACAGATAATGCAAAAAATAAAAGGGTGAAATTTGAAAAAGGGCCATCAAATCTAATCGCAGTTATTTTTATTCCAAAAGACAGGAAAAGAGGAAATCTAAAAAAGCTAAAAATTCTTTCCTCTACATTTGAAAATGCATGGGAATTGGCAAAAAAGACCAACTATTGGGATGCAATGATCATTAACGGCTTAGCTACAGCAGCCATCTTAAATTCAAATTCTAAAATCATTGCAGAACTAATTGAAAAAGGTGCACTGGGCGCATCAGTTTCTGGAAACGGTCCATCCATAGCTGCAATTACAAAAAAGGAAAACGAAGAGGCAGTAAGAAAAATATTTTCCACATCAGAAGGAAGCATAATAGTTTCAAAAATTAGCAATAGAAAGGCAGAAGTTCATGAAATGTAA
- the aroE gene encoding shikimate dehydrogenase has translation MSKSFAVIGDPIDHSLSPNIHSAAFREMDLDSSYIAYRIPKGELEEGIEGLKKIKIYGFNITIPHKIEMMQYLDKTDEACSLIGAVNTVTNKDGVLKGYNTDMDGFLEPFKKRKLNVVDSKVLLIGAGGAARAIVAGFAKEKVRGITIANRTLENANTLSEFAKMIGLDSNVMEIKNIADTAKNYDIIVNATSIGLRNEPSVISLQGINEKTIVYDIVYMPMNTDFIKKAKEQNAIVIYGYEMLLGQAVRAFEIWHNVEAPYNAMKKALLGGF, from the coding sequence ATGAGTAAATCGTTTGCAGTTATCGGAGACCCCATTGATCATTCATTATCCCCAAACATCCATAGCGCAGCATTTAGAGAAATGGATTTAGATTCATCATACATTGCATATCGCATTCCAAAAGGAGAACTAGAAGAAGGAATTGAAGGGTTAAAAAAAATTAAGATTTACGGATTCAACATCACCATCCCACACAAAATAGAGATGATGCAGTATCTAGACAAAACGGACGAAGCATGCAGTTTGATCGGTGCAGTAAATACCGTTACAAACAAGGATGGAGTTTTGAAAGGATACAATACAGATATGGATGGGTTTCTAGAACCATTTAAAAAAAGAAAATTGAATGTTGTGGATTCCAAAGTGCTCCTCATTGGAGCGGGTGGAGCTGCAAGAGCAATAGTTGCAGGATTTGCAAAAGAAAAAGTAAGAGGCATAACCATAGCAAACAGAACATTAGAAAATGCCAATACCCTTTCTGAATTTGCAAAGATGATCGGATTGGATTCAAATGTCATGGAAATCAAAAACATAGCAGATACAGCTAAAAATTACGATATCATCGTAAATGCCACATCAATAGGACTAAGAAACGAGCCAAGTGTTATTTCTTTACAAGGTATCAATGAAAAGACAATCGTGTACGATATCGTGTACATGCCAATGAATACAGACTTTATCAAAAAAGCAAAAGAACAAAATGCCATTGTAATTTATGGTTACGAAATGCTTCTAGGTCAAGCGGTAAGAGCATTTGAAATTTGGCACAACGTAGAAGCACCTTATAATGCCATGAAAAAAGCACTGTTGGGAGGATTTTGA
- the aroD gene encoding type I 3-dehydroquinate dehydratase translates to MRYKTCVSIGEKTPAAVKKILKIALKKSDFVEIRFDFLKTEQIPAALEIIKDDLNRIVCTLRPKTEGGRFSGNEKERIAIVKLIAEYNPHLLDIEFNTLKNNPSLAKYLKHTKTKLLVSWHDFKKTPNSSALKNKINQMSKFSLNVKIVCTAKSTDDSTRMLELYSKRGKNSLISFAMGDLGRISRILCLYLGSPYTYVSLGKAIAPGQFSVDEVEKIMNLKNK, encoded by the coding sequence ATGAGATACAAAACATGCGTGTCAATTGGGGAAAAAACACCTGCAGCAGTCAAAAAAATATTAAAAATTGCACTGAAAAAATCAGACTTTGTTGAAATAAGATTTGATTTTTTAAAAACAGAACAAATTCCAGCCGCATTGGAGATAATCAAAGATGATCTCAACAGAATCGTATGTACCTTAAGACCAAAAACGGAAGGTGGAAGATTTTCCGGAAATGAAAAAGAAAGAATTGCGATTGTAAAACTAATTGCAGAATATAATCCACACCTATTAGATATAGAGTTCAATACATTGAAAAATAATCCATCATTAGCAAAATATCTAAAACATACAAAAACAAAATTACTTGTTTCATGGCATGATTTCAAAAAAACACCAAATTCATCAGCACTCAAGAATAAAATTAATCAAATGAGTAAGTTCTCATTAAATGTAAAAATTGTATGTACTGCAAAATCAACAGATGATTCAACTAGAATGCTTGAATTATACAGTAAAAGAGGAAAAAACAGCCTTATTTCGTTTGCAATGGGAGACCTTGGAAGAATTTCAAGAATTTTATGCCTGTATTTGGGTAGTCCGTACACATATGTTTCTCTTGGAAAAGCAATTGCCCCAGGACAATTTAGTGTTGACGAAGTAGAAAAAATCATGAATTTAAAAAATAAGTAG